In the Pyramidobacter porci genome, TTCAACACTCCTTCGCACTGATTTATTGCCGCGGCATGCGGTCGATTCTGCGCCGGTCAAGGTCGAGCCCGTGCTCGCCGAGGATGCTCCAGACCATTTCCACGGCGCCGGCGATGACGTTCGGGCAGATACGCTTGCGCAGCTCGGCCTCGCCGTGGACGATGCTCTCGCAGGTCGTTCCCTTCCAGTAGGCGCAGAACGTCTCCGTCAGTTCTTTGACGTACTGCCTGATCGTTTCGCTGCGCGGCTCCCGCTCCGTGCCTTTGCCGAGGTACAGCCCCATCAGCGCGGCGCCTCCCGCCAGCGCGCCGCAGGCGCCGTCGCAGGCCCCGCCGCAGAATCCCTCCATGGCGCGGAGCAGGTCGGGATCGTCGATCCCCAGCCGCCTCATGCCGATAGCCAGCACCGTCTGGGAACAGCAGAAACGCTGCCCCGCATGGAGTTCCGCCACCATCGCGTCGAGGCCGTCCAGCCACCGGTCCGGGGCGGCGCCGCGCTGACACTCTTTGGAACAGTCGCGCATTTTCCTCTTTCCCCCTTAAAATCGTGCCAAAGATTCCAGTTTATTATACAACAAGCGCTCCTTTCTTCGGGGCGTCATCTTCAGGAGGTCCTTTCATGCCTTTTTTCGGCTGTCATCTTTCCGTCGCCGGCGGATTCGGAAAAATGGGCGAAGACGCCCTGTCCATCGGCGCCGACACGTTCCAGTTCTTCACACGCAATCCGCGCGGCGGCTCCGTGCGCGCCGTCGACCCCGACGACGTCGCGGCGCTGAAGGCGATCATGGGCGCGCGCCGTTTCGGGCCGCTGATCGCCCACGGGCCTTACACGCTCAATCCCTGCTCGGCCGACGCGCGGGTGCGCGAGTTCGCGCTGCTGGCGATGGCCGACGATCTGAAGCGCCTGGACAAATGGCTGCCGGACAATCTGTACAACTTCCATCCCGGCAGCCACGTCGGCCAAGGCTGCGAAAAGGGCATCGACCTGATCGTGGCGGCGCTGAACGAGATTTTGCCCGCGGTAAAGCGCACCACCGTGCTGCTGGAAACCATGTCGGGCAAGGGCAGCGAGGTGGGCGGCACCTTTGAACAGCTGGC is a window encoding:
- a CDS encoding deoxyribonuclease IV, whose translation is MPFFGCHLSVAGGFGKMGEDALSIGADTFQFFTRNPRGGSVRAVDPDDVAALKAIMGARRFGPLIAHGPYTLNPCSADARVREFALLAMADDLKRLDKWLPDNLYNFHPGSHVGQGCEKGIDLIVAALNEILPAVKRTTVLLETMSGKGSEVGGTFEQLAEILSRLDCPEKMGVCLDTCHVYSAGYDIAGDLDGVLDRFDRIVGLKRLRALHLNDSITPFGSRKDRHEKLGKGSLGLAAFAALVVHPALAGLPMCLETPQDSLSGWAAEIARLRAFAAR
- a CDS encoding C-GCAxxG-C-C family (seleno)protein codes for the protein MRDCSKECQRGAAPDRWLDGLDAMVAELHAGQRFCCSQTVLAIGMRRLGIDDPDLLRAMEGFCGGACDGACGALAGGAALMGLYLGKGTEREPRSETIRQYVKELTETFCAYWKGTTCESIVHGEAELRKRICPNVIAGAVEMVWSILGEHGLDLDRRRIDRMPRQ